From a single Nostoc sp. MS1 genomic region:
- a CDS encoding DegT/DnrJ/EryC1/StrS family aminotransferase, with product MSVKVPFVDLHLQHQPIESQIQQAIQKVLQQGDFILGKAVAEFEAAFASASGVGYGVGVASGTDAIALGLQACNIGSGDEVILPANTFVATLIGVLQVGAKPILVDCDPQTALIDLEAAAKVVTAKTKAIIPVHLYGQMVSPKQLLDFAQTHNVVIFEDAAQAHLAQREGYKAGSVGTAAAFSFYPSKNLGAFGDGGIVLTSDADIAKKVVSIRNYGSSQKYVHVELGTNSRLDTLQAAILLEKLPHLPQWNSDRLNIAQTYDLELAPLASAGITPIQNHSGTGHVYHLYVIRIDDSCPVERQYIQEQLSAVGIQTGIHYPIPCHLQPAFTNLGYKPGDFPQSEKLAKQILSLPMYPGLSQSQIREVVAAIATVVGYTIKSTSSETQVA from the coding sequence ATGAGTGTAAAAGTTCCCTTTGTCGATTTGCATTTACAACATCAGCCCATTGAGAGTCAGATACAACAGGCAATACAGAAAGTATTACAACAGGGAGATTTTATTTTAGGTAAAGCAGTAGCAGAGTTTGAAGCAGCTTTTGCATCTGCTTCAGGGGTGGGGTATGGCGTGGGAGTGGCTTCTGGTACTGATGCGATCGCCTTGGGTTTACAAGCCTGTAATATAGGCTCTGGAGACGAAGTGATTTTACCCGCAAACACCTTTGTCGCCACATTAATTGGTGTTCTCCAAGTCGGTGCTAAACCCATTCTCGTAGATTGCGACCCACAAACAGCCTTAATTGATTTAGAAGCAGCAGCTAAAGTAGTCACCGCCAAAACCAAAGCCATTATCCCTGTGCATCTGTATGGGCAGATGGTATCACCCAAGCAGCTATTAGATTTTGCTCAAACCCATAACGTAGTTATATTTGAAGATGCAGCCCAAGCGCACCTAGCCCAGAGAGAAGGATACAAAGCTGGTTCTGTAGGAACAGCAGCCGCCTTTAGTTTCTATCCCAGTAAAAATTTAGGTGCTTTCGGTGATGGCGGAATAGTTCTTACCAGTGATGCAGATATAGCGAAAAAAGTTGTCAGTATCCGTAATTATGGCTCATCCCAAAAGTATGTACACGTTGAACTGGGTACAAATAGCCGCTTGGATACATTACAAGCCGCAATATTACTAGAAAAATTACCACATTTACCTCAATGGAATAGCGATCGCCTCAATATCGCCCAAACCTACGACCTAGAATTAGCACCATTAGCATCTGCTGGCATCACCCCCATACAAAACCATAGTGGAACAGGTCACGTTTATCACCTCTACGTAATTAGAATTGATGATTCCTGTCCAGTAGAACGCCAGTATATTCAAGAACAACTGTCAGCCGTAGGCATTCAAACTGGCATTCACTACCCAATTCCTTGTCACTTACAGCCAGCGTTTACCAATTTAGGCTATAAACCAGGTGATTTTCCCCAATCAGAAAAACTAGCCAAGCAAATATTATCTTTACCGATGTACCCTGGTTTAAGTCAAAGCCAGATTCGAGAAGTAGTAGCAGCCATAGCTACAGTCGTAGGATATACCATCAAGTCAACATCCTCTGAAACTCAGGTAGCATAA
- the crtB gene encoding cyanoexosortase B produces MALQQQIRTRNTEQLLSIGILGLLVLLYAPVIIYWFNGWLYKTISTEHEYFSHGIIGLPFAAYLIWENRKKWQRLPNKTNPLGAALLVIGAIFYLTNVTEWVNLSLPTILVGLCLWFKSFPGLKLLGFPLLLIFLATPTAVPYLIAPYTFPLQSFIAGTAGFILNQFGMNAVVDGINVYVNGRIVEVAPYCAGLKMLFTTIYVCLMLLYWTDNLSSRRVTLWFLSTAVVISVIANIIRNTILSFFHGTGQEAAFEWLHDSWGGDLYSALMLLSLIPILNWMSDYFSAPLETELESENQLLPPEIID; encoded by the coding sequence ATGGCACTCCAGCAACAGATTAGAACTCGAAATACAGAACAATTACTGAGCATAGGCATTCTTGGTCTTTTAGTGCTACTGTATGCTCCTGTCATCATATATTGGTTCAACGGATGGCTATATAAAACCATCAGTACAGAACATGAATATTTTAGTCATGGCATCATCGGTCTCCCATTTGCCGCTTATCTGATTTGGGAGAACCGCAAAAAATGGCAACGTCTACCAAATAAAACCAATCCTTTAGGAGCAGCTTTACTCGTCATTGGGGCAATATTTTACTTAACTAATGTCACCGAGTGGGTTAACCTCTCGCTACCCACAATCTTGGTAGGCTTGTGTTTATGGTTTAAGAGTTTTCCGGGGCTAAAATTGCTAGGTTTCCCTTTACTCTTGATATTTTTAGCTACCCCAACAGCAGTTCCATACTTGATAGCTCCTTATACTTTTCCACTGCAAAGTTTCATCGCTGGTACAGCAGGTTTTATTCTCAACCAGTTCGGAATGAATGCAGTGGTAGATGGTATCAATGTTTACGTAAACGGTAGGATTGTTGAAGTCGCACCCTATTGTGCAGGGTTAAAAATGTTATTTACAACCATCTATGTTTGTTTGATGCTGCTTTATTGGACAGACAACTTATCTTCACGCCGTGTAACTCTCTGGTTTTTATCCACGGCTGTTGTGATTAGCGTAATTGCGAATATCATTCGTAACACAATACTCAGCTTCTTTCATGGCACTGGTCAAGAAGCCGCCTTTGAATGGCTTCATGATAGTTGGGGTGGCGACCTCTACTCCGCATTGATGCTACTATCTTTAATCCCCATTTTAAATTGGATGAGTGATTACTTTTCAGCACCTCTA